The Ovis canadensis isolate MfBH-ARS-UI-01 breed Bighorn chromosome 24, ARS-UI_OviCan_v2, whole genome shotgun sequence DNA window ggacgtgagtctgagtgaactccgggcgttggtgatggacagggaggcctggcgtgctgcgattcatggggtcgcaaagagtcagacacgactgagtgactgaaccgactgACTGACCAATTCAAAGTAACTTTCAAAAAAAGGTTAAGAATACTGGGATAAAAATTAGACCATGAGCagctccaaataccatcacaagAAACATAATCTTGAAAAACGTCCTGAAGATGTACGCTTTAGCTGCAGACAGGACACACACCCCTATTATTGTTGAAACCGCACTTTGTAACACAGGGTACCCTAACAGGTACAGCGCCTCAATGGCTTTGTGGTTTGCTGAGGGCTCTGAACTGGAGACAAATGCATAGGAAATGTGAGCAGCAAAGTCAAAAGAAAACCCTATACAGATGACAAGGTTAATCATGGATATGGAGTCAAGGTTGACCTTCCAGAAGGCCATAAACCCCGTGACACCCACAATCACAGAAGCAATAGCAAAAGTTACCCACAAAGAGCACAGGGGATGAGGAATTAGCAATAAGGAAACGATGAACATAGCTGCTGACGCAACTACCACATTCCGAACAGTGTTTTCTACTATTGCAGAAAACTGGTCAAAATATATGAATGCCGGGTTGTACACCATTAGGGGCACGGCACACTTCTCAGCCATGTCTCGGAACTGGAGCAGCATTAGCTTCTTGTTGGTTGAAGAAGAAATGCCCATGCTTTGAATGAAGGCCCGGGAACAAATGATCTCCTGTGATGATGTTATATTAATATCATATGCAAAAAGTGGGAATTCCATTAAGAAAGTGGGAATAGTGCTTAGAAACACGGTCTTATCATTTATATCCTGACGGAGGTTTTCCATGTAATTTACATATTCTCGTAACCAAAACTCTGTCAGGTTCTCATCTACATACTCACTGTTTTCAAAGTCCGCCAGACATTTCTCCAGTCTTTGCCTCGCATCTTTATCCCAGTAGTCAAGAACCTCAGTAACGATTACCATAACCCTGGGGCCATAAGTAGAAAAATGTTCCTCTTCTACATTAAAATACGGTGTGATGTAGGAGTCGTCACTTGCCAAGTTTCGGAGGTCTAACCCCTCCTCCACTCGGAAACACCCATATATACTAGTTACGATGTACGAAACATAGAGGAGCACTACAAAAACCTTGGACTTGGTGCTTGTGAGCAAAGGACCAAAATAGTCTCTAAAGAACAGATTCATTGGGTGGATGTCGGCTTTCCATCCATCCTGGAGGGAACTACCTGGGAGGCAGCAGGACTTTTTAAACGAGGAACATTTTTGGCCAGGCGTTCCTGGCTTCTCCAGCCAGCGCAGACAGACCCCTTCTCTCTTCCCGTCCAGGGCCATGCATGCCCCGAAGCAGGTGATGCTGTAGAAGTAGCAGAAGAGCAGGGTCGTCCCTGTGTAGATGCAGAAGTACTGCACGGACCGGAAGGAGGACATGACTCCTGTGTAGAAGGCCAGGGCGTTGGTGAGGGTGGTGATCGTAATGGACACTGCCACTTGGGAGTAGGCATCAGACATCCGCTCGCTTACGCTGTCCGTGAGGCTGGTCTTCTGCCAGGCAGAAATCATGATGAACATGTCATCGACCCCAACACCTgttagagaaagaaacagagtctTCGTACTTTTTAACATCCACTAAATATTAACCAGACCAGCTCAAACCGCTTTCTCTGCCCGTCTCTCAAGGTCTCCTTGATCCTGCGGAGTCTGTGTTTGGATCCTGCTTTCTCTGACGCCTTCTCTGGTTGCCTCTGAGTCCACAGCACGACTCTTCACCCCTTGCTCTGCAATAACTGCGCTCTGCACACACAGCACAGTGCACTCCACTCCTAGCCACCATTCAGGTGCTTCGTGAAGAGTCAGGAAACCCGGCTGCCTGCGTGTTAGGCGAAGCAGTGTTAGCCACGCATCCCTGGTTCCATCAGAACATTCGAGGGACCATTTTCTCTCATAAACCATTTTACTCTAAGGCACTAATACTGAGTTAGCATCCCGTTGTTTAAAACATGAGCTGGATTTATCTGTTCTCCACTTAGCATCTAGCTGTCAATGTGGTCTGATTTTAAAGGCACCCCATagttagtacacacacacacacacacacacacacacacacagatacatacacatgtaGTTTCCGTTAGTCTGGTTCTGACACCCAGACGCTGTCATTCAAACTTCACTCGCCCAGGTTAAGGCGTTATGTCAGTAAAATGCAGGCACTCTTGAGATCAGAACTATGCAGCAGAGCAAACCGTAAGGATCCTTGACATGGTAAGTGAATGCTAAAGTAACCAGCCTCTCTCACAGTGACGTTTCCGGACTGATCTGGAATAAAGAGGCCAGGAGCGCATTTGAGGACTCTGAAGAGGTCGCAGAAGTTTAGGAGAGGAGGactgcagaggagaagggggattaCCAGGCCGCCTAAGCACGTCGCAGATGACCTTCACTGCCCTCAAGCTTCCTACCGCTTTCACTCCTATACACCTGTTTCTGTGTGTATTGACACAAATCAATACTTGGCACTGAATGCTGATTGAGTTTAATACCAACCCTGGAAGATCTTCACAGACTACACGGGAAGGCCCTGGGAACTGCACTTTGCCTCTAACTCGGATGCTGCGTGTTTGGTCTGGCAGGAGGCCTGCAGCGACGCAGGCTTGTGCAGTCCGTCACAAACTGCATCCCGACACGCCCCCACAGCCAGCTTTCTGGAGTTCGCTTGCATTCAGCTGGATGAAGGGCAAGAATCCGAAGTACTAAGCCCACAAATAAACTCACTGATATGGAACAGGTATTTAAAAACCGGCTGTATTATTTATGGAACTTGGTTCAGAAACTGTCCTCACACATTTCTTGAGCTACTGAAATCAcaggcccccctccccaccacatgCAGCCCTACACTCACCTGTCTATGTATATACAGATAATATGAAGGCGTTGATATGAAATCAGTTGTCTACACATCAGCTGCTTATGGCTGTGGGGACACTGAGTGTGTAAGCGTGAGTGTGTGCTAGGAAGGCACACATCCAGTGCACAGTTCCTCCCCTGTCTCCCCTAGGAAACCAATTATTAATTCTTCCAAGTTGCTTACCACCCAAAATAGAAAGATATCTGCCTTCTTATACTTATTGTAAAATAAATCCTGAAAGTACAggcaaatacaaagaaaaccttTAAACAACTGTAATTCTACCTGTCAAGGATTGACAGGTAACATTTGCTAACATTTTAAGTATTATCTATCCGAATTTGctctatacaaatatatatgcacatttgTATATCTCTCTGTTTTAAACATCTTGTCTCATAACCAGCATTTTCCATTTAACACTTTATATCTGCCTCTTTTGAAAGACTGAATGGGATTCCAGAACTTTAGTGTGGTCTGAGCAGACCGATCCCATGTTGATAAAGGGtcagtttgtttctctttttccctgtTCTAAATCACACTAAAACGAACATGCTCTTTCATTTTGTGAAAACCCATCCAATGACTAGGACAAACTCCCAGAAGTGGAGTTGGCAGGTCAAAGGGATTCCATCAGAAATTTTAAGTCTTTCGATTTGTTGCAAAGTTACATCTTAAAAGTGCACCAATTTACAAATCTCCCTCAGCAGAATATGAGAGAGTTCACTTGCATACAACCTCCCCCAAACCTTCAATCTTGCTATAATGTTCATTAATCTAATAAGAAGACAAAGTATCTCACTTTTGGTTTAACTTGCATCCCTTGATGTGATTACACAAggtcaaatatttctttcttacatTTTCAATGATcagcattttggattctttgtgtgtgtgtgtgtgtgtgtgtgtgtgtgtgtgtgtgtgtgtgtgtgtgtgtgtgtgtgaaatgccTGTTCGTGTCCCTGGTCGGTGTGTCTCCATTTTGGGTACCAGATTTTTCCAACTCTAAAGGCATATAATTCCATTgcgttttctttctctcctgatcCCTCATTTTGGGTCTGTAGAGTCACCTGCATATAACTATTCTGCCTGATCTAACACAGCGCCCTTCCTTTCCCACCCCGCACCCCCACATGCGCAATGTGCAGCCTCGCGCTTCGTTTTACTCACCGAGGATAAGAAACGGTGAATTCGCGACTATGAGCACAAAGGGCACCCCGACGTACAACATCAGGCCGAAGCTGCTCA harbors:
- the LOC138428898 gene encoding patched domain-containing protein 3-like, whose amino-acid sequence is MSLNPSKVAPEPEPEPEPEPEPEREAGPGPGPEAQGPGPEGESGPPAGPGPEPEPPSAAGQDREPERGRAAGPSAEPPPPPASRPEALRAPRPRCRTDCLEAPLSRAFQRLGRKVGAHPWVFLLLPVALTAVLGTGLMYLPRDGDEDLEEQYTPIGSPAKAERRFVQGHFTANDSLVFSVSRKSTDVPYASLLVVSDTETLLEPDILEEISKVDDAVQALTVTQDNGTQIPYSEVCAKNQGICVPPNPLLFAWKRNKGLNLTAITFPIYSPAGQIVSLANILGGTVLGPSQSLLQAKAMRLQYYLETGEGEENERSKAWMIHFLTKFGSFEKSLALKKIQVVYFSSLSRKLEFEATSRTVVPLFHLAYLLIILFAVVSCYRCDCVRNKMWVAVFGVVSTGLAVVSSFGLMLYVGVPFVLIVANSPFLILGVGVDDMFIMISAWQKTSLTDSVSERMSDAYSQVAVSITITTLTNALAFYTGVMSSFRSVQYFCIYTGTTLLFCYFYSITCFGACMALDGKREGVCLRWLEKPGTPGQKCSSFKKSCCLPGSSLQDGWKADIHPMNLFFRDYFGPLLTSTKSKVFVVLLYVSYIVTSIYGCFRVEEGLDLRNLASDDSYITPYFNVEEEHFSTYGPRVMVIVTEVLDYWDKDARQRLEKCLADFENSEYVDENLTEFWLREYVNYMENLRQDINDKTVFLSTIPTFLMEFPLFAYDINITSSQEIICSRAFIQSMGISSSTNKKLMLLQFRDMAEKCAVPLMVYNPAFIYFDQFSAIVENTVRNVVVASAAMFIVSLLLIPHPLCSLWVTFAIASVIVGVTGFMAFWKVNLDSISMINLVICIGFSFDFAAHISYAFVSSSEPSANHKAIEALYLLGYPVLQSAVSTIIGVCVLSAAKAYIFRTFFKIMFLVMVFGAAHGLIFIPVFLTFF